One genomic segment of Centroberyx gerrardi isolate f3 chromosome 4, fCenGer3.hap1.cur.20231027, whole genome shotgun sequence includes these proteins:
- the LOC139912138 gene encoding transcription factor Maf-like, with the protein MASELAMSNSDLPTSPLAMEYVNDFDLMKFEVKKEPVEPDRSISQCSRLIAGGSLSSTPMSTPCSSVPPSPSFSAPSPGSGSEQKAHLEDFYWMTGYQQQLNPEALGFSPEDAVEALISSSHQLQTFDGYARGQQFGGAAGAGGAMAGEEMGSAAAVVSAVIAAAAAQNGVPHHHHHHHHHHHPGGHHSSSGSQSGGSSGGNHQHLRLDDRFSDEQLVTMSVRELNRQLRGVSKEEVIRLKQKRRTLKNRGYAQSCRYKRVQQRHVLEGEKTQLIQQVDHLKQEISRLARERDAYKEKYEKLISTGFRENGGSSSDNNPSSPEFFMTSRKFLHL; encoded by the coding sequence ATGGCATCAGAGCTGGCAATGAGCAACTCCGACCTGCCCACCAGTCCCCTGGCCATGGAATATGTTAATGACTTCGATCTGATGAAGTTTGAAGTGAAAAAGGAGCCGGTGGAGCCCGATCGCAGCATCAGCCAGTGCAGCCGCCTGATCGCCGGGGGATCCCTATCTTCCACCCCGATGAGCACGCCTTGCAGCTCGGTTCCCCCCTCTCCAAGCTTCTCGGCGCCCAGTCCGGGATCGGGGAGCGAACAGAAGGCGCACTTGGAGGATTTCTACTGGATGACCGGGTACCAACAGCAGTTGAACCCCGAGGCTCTGGGCTTTAGCCCGGAGGACGCTGTAGAGGCGCTGATCAGCAGTAGTCACCAGCTCCAGACCTTCGATGGCTATGCCAGAGGGCAGCAGTTCGGTGGCGCAGCCGGGGCAGGAGGCGCCATGGCCGGGGAGGAGATGGGATCAGCGGCCGCCGTGGTGTCCGCGGTTATCGCTGCAGCCGCAGCTCAGAACGGGgtcccccaccaccaccaccaccatcaccaccaccaccacccaggGGGACACCACTCCTCCTCCGGGTCTCAGTCCGGCGGCAGCTCGGGAGGAAACCACCAGCACCTGCGCTTGGATGACCGGTTCTCGGACGAGCAGCTGGTGACCATGTCGGTGCGGGAGTTGAACCGGCAGCTCCGGGGGGTCAGCAAGGAAGAGGTGATCCGTCtgaaacagaagaggaggacGCTAAAGAACAGAGGCTATGCCCAGTCCTGCCGATACAAGCGGGTCCAGCAGCGGCACGtcctggagggagagaagaccCAGCTGATTCAGCAGGTGGACCACCTCAAGCAGGAGATCTCCAGGCTGGCCAGGGAGAGGGACGCCTACAAGGAGAAATACGAGAAGCTCATCAGCACCGGCTTCAGAGAAAACGGAGGATCCAGCAGCGACAACAACCCTTCGTCCCCGGAGTTTTTCAT